CAGTCCACCCCGGACCCGCTGCTCCCGCCCGAGCTGCGCGAGGACAACCCCCTGGGGCTGCCGCGCAGGGTGGACGGGAGGCCGCGGCCCGGGGCAGGCTGAGCCCGTGACGGACGACGACGCGACGCTCCACCTGCCCGAACTCCCCTTCCCGCTGCGGCCCCACGGACCCGGCGGCGGCTGGTCCTACGAGGACGGCGTGCTCACCGGGCGGGCCGGTGCCCGCCAGGACCGCTTCGTCCCGCCCGCCGGGGACGCGCTCGACCCCGCGTCCGACGCGCCCCGGCTGCTGGCCGCGCCGACGGGGGACTTCCAGCTCGCCGCCCGGGTCACGGTCGGCTTCGCCGCGCCCTTCGACGCCGGGGTGCTCACCGTGCAGGCGGGGGAGCGGGAGTGGGCGAAACTCTGTCTGGAGCTGTCCCCCCGGCGGCCCACCATCTGCACCGTCGTCACCCGGGGCCACTCGGACGACGCCAACGCCTGGGAGGTCGAAGGCGACACGGCCTGGCTGCGGATCAGCCGCACCGGGCGGGCCTTCGCCTGCCACGCCTCCGCCGACGGCGAGCGGTGGACCTTCGTCCGCACCTTCACCCTCGGCACGGACCGGCAGGCGCGGACGGCCCTGGCCGGCTTCATGGCGCAGTCCCCGACGGGGGAGGGGTGCGCGGTGCGCTTCGACCGGATCACCTACCGCCCGTACGCCCCGGCCGGGCTGCGCGACGGCTCCTGAACCGCCGCCCCGGGCCCGCAGCCGGGCGGCGGCCCGCGCGCGGCGGGGGCGCGGATTCCGGACGCGCGCCCCGGCGCGTGACCACCGGCGCGATTGACCGGACGGGCGCCGGGCGCCAGGGTGGACGCCATGGAGAAGACGCTCGGTGAGGGAGAGTTCACGCCGGAGGGCACCTATCTGAACACCTCGGTCAGCGGGTTGCTGCCCGCCCGCGCCGCCGCGGCGGTCGGCGTGCTGACCCGGGCACTGACCACGGGGCGGCACGGCGGCCCGGACAACGGGTCCGCCATCACCGCCGCCCGCCGGTCCTTCGCCGGGATCGCCCATGTGCCCGAGGACCGCGTCGCCATCGGCAGCTCGGTCGCGGTCCATGTCGCACTCGTCGCCCAGGCCCTGCCGCCGGGCGCGGAAGTCCTCTTCCCCGAGGGCGAGTACAGCTCCGTCGTCACCCCCTTCACCGTCCGCGGCGACCTCCGGGTCCGTTACGCGCCCCTGGAGGCCCTGGCCGACGCCGTCCGCCCCGGCACGGCGCTGGTGGCGTTCTCCACCGTCCAGTCCGCCGACGGCCGGATCGCCGACTCCGCCGCCGTCCGCGAGGCCGCCGCCGCCCACGGGGCGCGCACGCTCGCCGACGCCAGCCAGTCCGCCGGATGGCTGCCGCTGGCGGCGGGCGACTGGGACTACACCGTCACCGCCGCCTACAAGTTCCTGCTCTGCCCGCGCGGGGTCTCGTTCCTCACCGTCGGCGAGGACGCCCAGGACTCCCTCGTCCCCATCCACGCCGGTCCTTCGGCGGGGGAGCGGCAGTGGACGTTCTACGGGCCGGTCGAGGACCTCGCCCCGTCCGCCCGGCGCTACGACGAGACCCCGGCCACCCTCCCGTACCACGCCGCCGGGCCCGCGCTGGCCCTGCTGGAGGAGATCGGGATCGACGCCGTCCACGCGCACGCCACGGGGCTCGCCCGGCGGTTCCGCGAGGGGCTGACGGCGCTCGGGCACCGGCCGCTGCCCGGCGACTCGGCGATCGTCGCCGTACCGGGGCTCGGCGGGCAGGCCGCCGGACTGGCGCGCGGCGGGGTGGCCGTCTCGGCCCGCGCCGGGAATCTGCGGGCCGCCTTCCACCTCTACAACTCCGCCGCCGACGTGGACCGGGCACTCGACGCGCTCGCGGCACTGACCGGATGACGGCGCGGGCCGACTGACGGCATCGACCCGGTGACGGCGCCGATCCGGTGACGGCGCAGGCCGGACGGGGACGCCCGCCGGACGACGGCGCCGCGCGCACCCGGAGTGGCGCCCCCCCCGCCGGAACGGACAGGGCGGGCGCCCCGGGAGGGCCCGCGCCGCGCTCAGCAGACCTCGTTGCGCGCCTCCGCGGAGCACTCCGACGTCTGCGCGCAGAGGTTTTCGGACACCTTCCCCAGCAGCCGTATCAGCTCGGCCCGCTCCTCGTCCGCGAGCCCCGCGAGGGTCTGCTCCTCCAGCCGCGCCCAGGCCCGTTCCACTTCCTCCCGCAGCTCATGGCCCCGTTCCGTCGCCTCCACCAGCGCGGCCCTGCGGTCGGCGGGGTCGGGGCTGCGGCGCACCTGGCCGGATTGTTCGAGCCGCTGGAGCATCTTCGTCACGGTGGACGGGTCCAGCTCCAGTTTCCTGATCAGCTCCGACTGGCGCACCGGTCCGCGCTCCCACAGCAGGGTCATCAGGATCTCCTGCCCCGGGTAGAGGCCGAGCCCGCGCAGCAGCTTCGCCGCGGCCAGCCGGTGCAGTCTGCTGATCCTGGCGATCTCACGGCTCGCGGGCCCGTCGAGCAGGCACTCCAGCCGCTGCGGGCCGGTGGTGCACTCCCCGGCCGGAGCCGGCCCGGCCTCGGGTGCCGCAGCCTTGGATGCCGTGGCCTCGGATGTCATGGCCTCGGGTGTCATGGGGCCTCCTCGGGGTGACGTGGTCGGGTGGCGGTGGTCGGCGCAGTCCCCCTCGACCGCTGGTGTCCACTGTCGGGCATCCGGTTCCGGAAATTTTACCTTGGTCGACCAAGTGAATGCGCTACAGTGGCTCGCGGCGCACATGATTGGCCGACCACATAATTATTTGGTCGACCACTTATCCTTGGAGATCCCATGCCCACCGCGTTCGACACCTTCGACCTCGCCGGCGTCCCGCTCACGAACCGCATCGCCATGGCCCCCATGACCCGCAGCCGCGCCCACGGCCCCGGCCTCACCCCGACCGCCGAGACCGTCCGCTACTACGCCCAGCGCGCCGGGGCGGGGCTGATCGTCACCGAGGGCATCCAGCCGTCCGTCACCGGACAGGGCTACCCCCACACCCCCGGTCTGCACAGCGCCGAGCAGATCGCGGCCTGGCGCACGGTCACCGACGCCGTCCACGAGCGGGGCGGAAGGATCTTCGCCCAGCTCATGCACACCGGCCGCACCGGCCACCCGTCGCTCTTCCCGGACGGCCGCGCGAGCGTGGCCCCGTCCGCGGTCACCGCCGCGGGACAGCTCTACACCGGCGAGGGCATGAAGGACTTCACCGAGCCGCACGCCCTGACCGCCGAGGAGATCCCCGGGGTGATCGAGGAGTTCGCCCAGGCCGCGGCGAACGCCGTCGAGGCCGGTTTCGACGGGGTGGAGCTGCATGGCGCGAACGGCTATCTCATCAGCCAGTTCCTCGCCTCCAACACCAATCTGCGCACCGATGGGTGGGGCGGTTCCACCGAGGGCCGCATCCGCTTCGCCGTGGAGGTGACCCGGGCCGTCGCGGCCCGGATCGGCGGGCACCGCACCGCCATCCGGATCTCCCCGGCCAATACGTTCAACGACATCTCGGAGAGCGACCCGCACACGCTCTACCCCGCCCTCGTCCGGGAGCTGGAACCGCTGGACCTGGCCTATCTCCACATCACCGAGACATCGGCCGAGGCCCGGGAGATCACCCGGGCGCTGCGCGCGCAGTACGGCGGGACCGTCGTGCTCAACCCGGTCACCGAGGGGCCGACCGACCACCGGGCGCTCCCGCTGATCGAGGAGGGCCTGGCCGATCTCCTCTCCTTCGGCGCGCTCTTCCTCGCCAACCCCGACCTGCCCGCGCGGCTGCGCGGCCTCGGCCCGTACAACACCCCCGACCTGACCACCTTCTACGGCGGGGGCGGGACGGGGTACACCGACTACCCCGCGCTGGAGACGACGGCCGTCTGACCCCCGGCCACCGGGCCGCCGGACGCGGCGGGGCCGGGACACACGGGGGTGGTCCCGGCCCCACCGCCGCCCACCGGGCGCGCGGTCCGCGCGGCAGCGGCCCGACGGGGTCAGCGCACCGGTGTGAAGTCCCGCGCGCCGATGAACTCCGGCCGGGGCGCCGGAGCCGCGTACGGCCCTACGGCCGCGTTCTCCACACTGTTGAAGACGATGAACACATTGCTCCGGGGGAACGGGGTGATGTTGTCCCCCGAACCGTGCATGCAGTTGCAGTCGAACCAGGTCGCCGACCCCGCCCGCCCGGTGAGCAGCCGGATGCCGTGCGCGTCGGCGAGCCGGGTCAGGGCGGCGTCCGACGGGGTGCCCACCTGCTGCATCCGCAGCGAGGTCCGGTAGTTCTCCTCGGGTGTGGCCCCCGCGCACCCCAGGAAGGTCCGGTGCGACCCGGGCATGATCATCAGCCCGCCGTTGGTGTCGTGGTTCTCGGTGAGCGCGATGGAGACGGAGACCGCGCGCATCCCGGGCAGCCCGTCCTCCGCGTGCCAGGTCTCGAAGTCCGAGTGCCAGTAGAAGCCGGAGGCGCCGAAGCCGGGCTTCACATTGATCCGGGACTGATGGACATAGACGTCCGAGCCGAGGATCTGCCGGGCCCGCCCCACCACCCGCTCGTCGCGGACCAGGGCGGCGAACACCTCGCTGATCCGGTGCACCTCGAAGATCGAGCGCACCTCACGGGAGTTCGGCTCCACGATCGCGCGCTCGTCGGCGCGCACGGCGGGATCGGCGACCAGCCGCTCCAGCTCGGACCGGTACAGGGCGACCTCGGCGTCCGAGATCATGTCCGCGACGGGGAGGAAACCGTCCCGCTCGTACGCCAGCAGTTCAGCGGCGGTCGCCGGGCCTGGGGCGCCCGGGGCCGACCAGACCACCGGGTCCCGGCGGGGGACGGCCGCCTCCCGCGCGCCGCGGGTCGGGTAGGCATCGGCCGGTACGGAAGCGGTCATGATCATCCCTCCTCGGTCCGGGAGTCCTCCCAGGCCGAAGGGTCCGGGGGAGGGTAGGCGCCGTTCTCGTCGTGGTCCTCCCGGCCGGTGACCGGCGGGTTGAAGACACAGACACAGCGGAAGTCGGTCTTCGGGCGGAGCGTGTGGCGCTCGTGCCCGTCCAGGAGATACATCGTTCCCGGCTCGATCCAGTGGGTCTCGCCGGTCTCCTCGTCGGTCAGCTCGGCCTCGCCCGCCACACACAGGACGGCCTCGACGTGGTGCGCGTACCACATCGACGTCTGTGTCCCGGCGTAGAGCACGGTCTCGTGGAACGAGAAACCCGCCTTCTCCCGGGCGAGGACGAGCCGTTTGCTCTCCCAGGTGCCCGACGCGGACCTCACATGGCGCTCGGTGTTCTCGATGTCCTTCAGCGATCGGACGATCACGGGTGCACGGCCTTTCTGGCTACGGGTACTTTCTGCTGCTTGTGGCTGCTGACGGCTGCTGACGGCTGCTTGCGGTCGCTTGCGGTCGCTTGCGGTCGCTTGCGGTTGCTGGTGGCGGTGTCAGGCGGTCTCGCGGACGGAACGGGCCAGGACGCGCAGCCCCTCGTCCAGCTCCTCGGGGGTGATCGTCAGCGGCGGCAGCAGCTTCACCACCTCGCCGCGCGGCCCGGAGGTCTCCAGCAGCAGCCCCCGTTCGAAGGCGCGGGAGCAGACCGCTCCGGCCCGCCGGGGGTCGGTGAACTCCAGCCCCCACACCAGGCCCCGGCCCCGGAAGCACACTCCCGGATCGCCGCTCTCCGCCGCGATCGCGAGCAGCGCCTCCTGGACCTGTTCGCCCCGGACGAGGGTCTGCTTCTCCATCTGCCCGTCCGCCCAGTAGGTGTCGAGCGCGGCGGCGGCGGTGACGAAGGCCGGGTTGTGGCCCCGGAAGGTGCCGTTGTGCTCGCCGGGCTCCCAGATGTCCAGCTCCGGCTTGAACAGACAGAGCGACATGGGCAGTCCGTAGCCGCTGATGGACTTGGACAGGGTGACGATGTCCGGGGTGATGCCCGCCTCCTCGAAGGAGAAGAAGCCGCCGGTCCGGCCGCACCCCATCTGGATGTCGTCCACGATCAGCAGCATGTCCCGGCGTTCGCACAGCGACTGGAGCGCGCGCAGCCACTCGGCGCGGGCGACGTTGATCCCGCCCTCGCCCTGGACCGTCTCCACGATCACGGCGGCGGGCTGGTTGAGGCCGGAACCGCGGTCCTCCAGCAGCCGTTCGAACCAGAGGAAGTCCGGCACGGTGCCGTCGAAGTAGTGGTCGAACGGCATCGGGGTGCCGTGCACCAGCGGAATCCCGGCCCCCGCCCGTTTGAAGGCGTTGCCGGTGACGGCGAGCGAGCCCAGCGACATGCCGTGGAAGGCGTTGGTGAACGAGACCACCGACTCCCGGCCCTTGACCTTGCGGGCCAGCTTGAGCGCCGCCTCCACGGCGTTGGTCCCCGTCGGCCCGGGGAACATCACCTTGTACGGCAGATCGCGCGGACGCAGCACGATGTTCTGGAAGGACTCCAGGAAGGCCCGCTTGGCGGTGGTGGCCATGTCCAGGCCGTGGACGATGCCGTCGCGCTCGATGTAGTCGAGGAGGGCCCGTTTCAGGACTGGGTTGTTGTGGCCGTAGTTGAGCGATCCCGCCCCGGCG
The nucleotide sequence above comes from Streptomyces clavuligerus. Encoded proteins:
- a CDS encoding aminotransferase class V-fold PLP-dependent enzyme, which gives rise to MEKTLGEGEFTPEGTYLNTSVSGLLPARAAAAVGVLTRALTTGRHGGPDNGSAITAARRSFAGIAHVPEDRVAIGSSVAVHVALVAQALPPGAEVLFPEGEYSSVVTPFTVRGDLRVRYAPLEALADAVRPGTALVAFSTVQSADGRIADSAAVREAAAAHGARTLADASQSAGWLPLAAGDWDYTVTAAYKFLLCPRGVSFLTVGEDAQDSLVPIHAGPSAGERQWTFYGPVEDLAPSARRYDETPATLPYHAAGPALALLEEIGIDAVHAHATGLARRFREGLTALGHRPLPGDSAIVAVPGLGGQAAGLARGGVAVSARAGNLRAAFHLYNSAADVDRALDALAALTG
- a CDS encoding MarR family winged helix-turn-helix transcriptional regulator — encoded protein: MTPEAMTSEATASKAAAPEAGPAPAGECTTGPQRLECLLDGPASREIARISRLHRLAAAKLLRGLGLYPGQEILMTLLWERGPVRQSELIRKLELDPSTVTKMLQRLEQSGQVRRSPDPADRRAALVEATERGHELREEVERAWARLEEQTLAGLADEERAELIRLLGKVSENLCAQTSECSAEARNEVC
- a CDS encoding alkene reductase, with the protein product MPTAFDTFDLAGVPLTNRIAMAPMTRSRAHGPGLTPTAETVRYYAQRAGAGLIVTEGIQPSVTGQGYPHTPGLHSAEQIAAWRTVTDAVHERGGRIFAQLMHTGRTGHPSLFPDGRASVAPSAVTAAGQLYTGEGMKDFTEPHALTAEEIPGVIEEFAQAAANAVEAGFDGVELHGANGYLISQFLASNTNLRTDGWGGSTEGRIRFAVEVTRAVAARIGGHRTAIRISPANTFNDISESDPHTLYPALVRELEPLDLAYLHITETSAEAREITRALRAQYGGTVVLNPVTEGPTDHRALPLIEEGLADLLSFGALFLANPDLPARLRGLGPYNTPDLTTFYGGGGTGYTDYPALETTAV
- a CDS encoding DUF1349 domain-containing protein, whose amino-acid sequence is MTDDDATLHLPELPFPLRPHGPGGGWSYEDGVLTGRAGARQDRFVPPAGDALDPASDAPRLLAAPTGDFQLAARVTVGFAAPFDAGVLTVQAGEREWAKLCLELSPRRPTICTVVTRGHSDDANAWEVEGDTAWLRISRTGRAFACHASADGERWTFVRTFTLGTDRQARTALAGFMAQSPTGEGCAVRFDRITYRPYAPAGLRDGS
- a CDS encoding ectoine synthase — protein: MIVRSLKDIENTERHVRSASGTWESKRLVLAREKAGFSFHETVLYAGTQTSMWYAHHVEAVLCVAGEAELTDEETGETHWIEPGTMYLLDGHERHTLRPKTDFRCVCVFNPPVTGREDHDENGAYPPPDPSAWEDSRTEEG
- the thpD gene encoding ectoine hydroxylase, which encodes MIMTASVPADAYPTRGAREAAVPRRDPVVWSAPGAPGPATAAELLAYERDGFLPVADMISDAEVALYRSELERLVADPAVRADERAIVEPNSREVRSIFEVHRISEVFAALVRDERVVGRARQILGSDVYVHQSRINVKPGFGASGFYWHSDFETWHAEDGLPGMRAVSVSIALTENHDTNGGLMIMPGSHRTFLGCAGATPEENYRTSLRMQQVGTPSDAALTRLADAHGIRLLTGRAGSATWFDCNCMHGSGDNITPFPRSNVFIVFNSVENAAVGPYAAPAPRPEFIGARDFTPVR
- the ectB gene encoding diaminobutyrate--2-oxoglutarate transaminase, yielding MTITPPALSVFETLESEVRSYCRGWPAVFDHARGCRVHDEDGHSYLDFFAGAGSLNYGHNNPVLKRALLDYIERDGIVHGLDMATTAKRAFLESFQNIVLRPRDLPYKVMFPGPTGTNAVEAALKLARKVKGRESVVSFTNAFHGMSLGSLAVTGNAFKRAGAGIPLVHGTPMPFDHYFDGTVPDFLWFERLLEDRGSGLNQPAAVIVETVQGEGGINVARAEWLRALQSLCERRDMLLIVDDIQMGCGRTGGFFSFEEAGITPDIVTLSKSISGYGLPMSLCLFKPELDIWEPGEHNGTFRGHNPAFVTAAAALDTYWADGQMEKQTLVRGEQVQEALLAIAAESGDPGVCFRGRGLVWGLEFTDPRRAGAVCSRAFERGLLLETSGPRGEVVKLLPPLTITPEELDEGLRVLARSVRETA